In Bacillus sp. FJAT-45037, the following are encoded in one genomic region:
- a CDS encoding ABC transporter permease has protein sequence MTSVFLLQLKRLRRAPVLVLSFFSLTIIFVAVLAGGGGDSKVEVLTFSDQSLNKEEAMSWVERLNESDSYEFNLVDEEEAIKAVTNRNKGLALKLLVDDYRILIAADEPSRMMVDSYIQQVYREELRLRQLQTSEANKQFRQEVRENLEQPVLSLNTQAVDGESGSFEFNERLHTLFGMTLFFVIYTISYSLMNVAEEKRLGTWDRLITTPASKSQLYMGHLLYCFLIGYLQITLIFFLFHFAFGIDIGSRIGTILLINAIYTFTIVAVGILLLGLVRSSQQLQAIIPIVASGSAMLGGAFWPIETVTNEILLTLSKGMPIFYGLEALKGAAIYERSLTHLIEPLSILLLIGVVCMGVGMNLMERRR, from the coding sequence ATGACATCGGTATTTTTATTACAATTAAAAAGGTTAAGACGTGCTCCTGTTTTGGTGTTATCATTCTTTTCCTTAACAATTATTTTTGTAGCGGTACTAGCAGGAGGAGGGGGAGATAGTAAAGTAGAGGTGTTAACGTTTTCGGATCAATCCTTGAACAAAGAAGAGGCAATGAGTTGGGTTGAGAGACTTAATGAATCTGATTCGTATGAATTTAATTTGGTCGATGAAGAGGAAGCAATAAAAGCAGTTACCAACCGAAATAAAGGGTTAGCGTTGAAACTATTAGTAGATGACTATCGAATCCTTATTGCGGCGGATGAACCAAGTCGAATGATGGTAGACTCATATATTCAGCAAGTATATCGAGAGGAACTTCGATTAAGGCAGCTCCAAACATCTGAAGCAAACAAACAATTTCGTCAAGAGGTGAGAGAGAACCTTGAGCAACCGGTGCTTAGCTTAAACACGCAAGCAGTGGATGGAGAATCGGGATCGTTTGAATTCAATGAAAGGCTTCATACTCTGTTTGGGATGACGCTGTTTTTTGTTATCTATACAATCTCGTACAGCTTAATGAATGTAGCAGAAGAGAAGCGACTTGGAACTTGGGATCGTCTTATAACGACGCCAGCTAGCAAATCACAGTTGTACATGGGGCATCTTCTCTATTGTTTTCTCATTGGATATTTACAAATCACCCTAATCTTTTTCTTGTTTCATTTTGCTTTTGGAATTGACATTGGAAGTCGTATAGGGACAATACTTCTCATTAATGCTATATATACCTTTACGATTGTCGCAGTTGGAATCCTTCTTTTAGGTCTCGTTCGATCGAGCCAACAACTACAAGCGATCATTCCAATTGTAGCGAGTGGATCAGCGATGCTTGGTGGAGCTTTCTGGCCAATAGAGACGGTCACAAATGAAATTCTTCTGACTCTTTCAAAAGGGATGCCCATTTTTTATGGGTTAGAAGCACTAAAGGGTGCAGCGATCTATGAACGTAGTCTGACTCATTTGATCGAACCACTTTCAATCTTACTATTAATTGGTGTAGTTTGTATGGGTGTTGGAATGAATTTAATGGAGAGACGAAGGTAA
- a CDS encoding ABC transporter permease codes for MGTFLKKDLLVLLRDRTELIVLLAMPLILLTILGFALRGLLGGDTEALNMTVALVSHDEEELGIEQFINELEDSTLPDEAVDGISEVAITQTPLHTLEQFLNDESIRNMVEVIEMSEEQADTELSTGEITAIFIVPEDFTYNTMQKMYLNSGEGSEFSMIVEEYSLQANIFRNIINSFISTFNFETAISLASQGGEGFEGSEEVSQEIGGVETLSANEPVTSFQYYTIGMAVMFVLYVSSTLASKAYVEKQQHVFDRIILSGTHPFFYLSGKFISATVIGLIQLFILFGLSQLIFEPFTSNSLSFWSGMLLISFALAICVGGLASLLTSISNRWDSDTFSNVFAGGVVSIFAFAGGSFFPTSDMPEIISMFGNWTPNGAALTAYLQWMQGFGMMEIFPLLVRVVVIGMMSILISVMIFPHRRSN; via the coding sequence ATGGGTACATTTTTGAAAAAAGATCTTCTTGTTCTTTTACGTGACCGAACAGAATTAATTGTTCTTCTTGCCATGCCGTTAATCTTATTAACGATTCTAGGCTTTGCCTTACGAGGGTTACTTGGCGGAGACACAGAAGCATTGAATATGACCGTTGCTCTTGTTTCTCATGATGAGGAAGAGCTAGGTATCGAGCAATTTATAAACGAACTCGAGGATAGTACTCTGCCAGATGAAGCGGTAGATGGCATTAGTGAGGTTGCCATAACACAAACTCCCTTACACACGCTCGAACAATTTCTTAATGATGAGTCTATTAGGAATATGGTAGAGGTAATAGAGATGAGCGAGGAACAAGCCGATACAGAGCTATCTACAGGGGAAATAACGGCAATCTTTATTGTTCCTGAAGACTTTACGTATAACACGATGCAAAAAATGTATTTAAACAGTGGCGAGGGAAGCGAATTTTCGATGATCGTAGAAGAGTATTCGTTACAAGCCAATATCTTTCGTAATATCATCAATAGTTTCATTAGTACGTTCAATTTTGAGACCGCTATTTCACTTGCCTCACAAGGGGGAGAAGGATTCGAAGGAAGTGAGGAGGTTTCACAAGAAATTGGAGGAGTTGAGACCCTTTCTGCCAATGAGCCAGTAACCTCTTTTCAATATTACACCATCGGAATGGCTGTTATGTTCGTGTTATATGTAAGTTCCACACTTGCAAGCAAAGCTTATGTAGAAAAACAGCAGCATGTTTTTGATCGAATTATATTATCAGGTACACATCCGTTCTTTTATTTAAGTGGTAAGTTTATTTCTGCAACGGTGATTGGCCTCATTCAATTATTCATTTTATTTGGATTGTCACAGCTGATCTTTGAGCCATTTACGAGCAACTCTTTATCTTTTTGGAGTGGTATGCTATTGATTTCATTCGCACTTGCCATTTGTGTTGGAGGGTTAGCCTCTCTGTTGACATCCATTTCTAATAGATGGGATAGCGACACGTTTTCTAATGTTTTTGCAGGTGGAGTTGTCAGTATCTTTGCCTTTGCAGGTGGGAGTTTCTTTCCGACGTCTGACATGCCTGAAATCATTAGCATGTTCGGTAACTGGACACCAAACGGAGCGGCATTGACGGCATATCTTCAGTGGATGCAAGGGTTTGGGATGATGGAAATATTCCCTTTATTGGTTAGAGTCGTTGTGATAGGGATGATGTCCATACTTATCAGTGTAATGATCTTCCCACATAGGAGGTCTAATTAA
- a CDS encoding Fic family protein yields the protein MTRFNTIDQLKTELDSYRPLPSAAVKNLQDVYRVEWTYNSNAIEGNTLSLVETKVVIEEGLTIGGKKLQEHFEVINHAEAISFVEEQVQKSESLTERTVKDIHYLILKNIDNENAGKYRSINVRISGSEHTPPHFLMIDEEMAKLFTWYEQNKDAMHPVELAARFHFQYVYIHPFSDGNGRTARLLMNLILLSHGYPPAIVKAENSQRLEYYKTLEIASVKKELEPFIDLIAGCVQDSLNNYLNVIK from the coding sequence ATGACTAGATTTAACACAATTGATCAGTTGAAAACCGAGCTTGACAGTTACAGACCGCTACCTTCAGCCGCAGTAAAAAACCTTCAAGACGTGTACCGGGTTGAGTGGACGTATAACTCCAACGCCATTGAAGGAAATACCCTTTCACTAGTGGAAACAAAAGTGGTCATTGAAGAGGGGTTGACCATCGGGGGGAAAAAGCTTCAGGAGCACTTTGAAGTCATTAACCATGCTGAAGCGATCAGCTTTGTTGAAGAGCAAGTTCAAAAGAGCGAGTCTTTGACTGAGCGAACAGTAAAAGATATACATTATCTCATCCTTAAGAATATAGATAACGAAAATGCGGGTAAATATAGATCCATTAACGTTCGAATTTCAGGTAGCGAGCACACCCCTCCTCACTTCTTAATGATAGATGAAGAAATGGCAAAGCTGTTTACCTGGTACGAGCAAAATAAAGACGCAATGCATCCGGTTGAACTTGCAGCAAGGTTTCACTTTCAGTATGTGTATATTCACCCGTTTTCGGATGGGAATGGGAGAACAGCCAGGCTCCTAATGAATCTTATTTTACTAAGCCATGGTTATCCGCCCGCTATTGTAAAGGCTGAAAACAGCCAAAGGCTTGAATATTATAAAACTCTTGAAATCGCTAGTGTCAAAAAAGAACTGGAACCGTTTATCGATTTAATTGCAGGCTGCGTTCAAGATAGCCTTAACAACTATTTAAATGTCATTAAATAA
- a CDS encoding ATP-binding cassette domain-containing protein has protein sequence MSINKQTEQSTNLAVEAKGLVKVFGDHRAVDGVDLSIPRGTVYGFLGPNGAGKTTTIRMLATLLQPDEGSARIFGHDLVKETDAVKSHISLTGQYASIDEDLTGVENLVMIARLMGYSKKEAKGRANELLSAFGLDEASKRQVKTYSGGMRRRIDIAASIVVTPELLFLDEPTTGLDPRSRNQVWDIVRALVNAGTTVLLTTQYLEEADQLADRIAVINKGKIIAEGTSKDLKASVGTGTLNVALLDPEDRTRAIEVLTQKLEVTVSPAGDASSLTAQVADASLAAEALGELAKEKIGVHNFSLGQPSLDEVFLTLTDQPEDETKAREEAR, from the coding sequence ATGAGTATAAATAAGCAAACAGAACAATCCACCAATTTGGCGGTTGAGGCGAAGGGGCTTGTGAAGGTATTCGGTGACCACCGTGCAGTTGATGGTGTTGATTTGTCGATTCCAAGAGGAACGGTCTATGGCTTTCTAGGGCCGAACGGGGCAGGGAAGACAACGACGATTCGCATGCTTGCCACATTACTTCAACCAGACGAGGGGTCGGCACGTATTTTTGGTCATGATTTAGTGAAAGAAACAGATGCCGTCAAAAGTCATATTAGTCTGACTGGTCAATATGCATCGATTGATGAAGATTTAACCGGTGTTGAGAATCTCGTGATGATTGCAAGATTAATGGGTTACTCAAAAAAAGAGGCCAAAGGGAGAGCGAACGAATTGCTAAGTGCTTTCGGTCTCGACGAAGCATCAAAAAGGCAAGTGAAAACCTACTCAGGAGGCATGCGTCGCCGTATTGATATTGCGGCAAGTATTGTGGTCACACCTGAGCTCTTATTCCTTGATGAGCCGACGACTGGATTAGATCCGCGCAGCCGCAATCAAGTGTGGGACATTGTCCGTGCTTTAGTGAATGCAGGTACGACGGTGTTACTGACGACACAATATTTAGAGGAAGCCGATCAATTAGCTGATCGAATTGCCGTAATTAATAAGGGGAAGATTATTGCCGAAGGAACGAGCAAAGATTTAAAGGCGTCCGTCGGTACGGGGACGTTAAATGTTGCGCTTCTTGATCCTGAAGATCGAACAAGAGCGATCGAGGTTCTAACACAAAAGCTTGAGGTAACAGTATCCCCTGCTGGTGATGCTTCTTCTCTTACCGCGCAAGTAGCTGATGCTTCTCTAGCAGCAGAGGCCCTTGGAGAATTAGCGAAAGAGAAGATTGGTGTACATAACTTCTCACTCGGTCAGCCTAGTCTAGATGAAGTATTCTTGACGTTGACGGATCAGCCTGAAGATGAAACAAAAGCAAGGGAGGAGGCGCGATGA
- a CDS encoding ABC transporter permease, with amino-acid sequence MINQTTEPKEQSGTDAKLLDAIASRKRPDRPSALSSSLTFASRAMLRIKHIPEQLFDVTVFPIIFLLMFTYLFGGAIAGSTSEYLQFLLPGILVMTVSQITMYTGIDLNNDIRKGIFDRFRTLPIWLPSALVGALLVDAVRYSIASAIMISLGLLLGFRPDGGFIGVIEAVALILFFCFSLSWIWTTLGLIMRSEKSLMMVSMMVLFPLTFVSNVFVDPETLPGWLEKFVDVNPISLLVTAVRGLMHGTATLEQIGWVFFVSILIMAIFAPLTMYLYRKK; translated from the coding sequence ATGATAAATCAAACAACAGAGCCGAAAGAACAAAGCGGCACGGATGCTAAATTACTCGATGCGATTGCCTCACGCAAGCGCCCTGACCGCCCGAGTGCATTATCTTCATCCTTAACCTTCGCCTCACGGGCTATGCTTCGGATTAAACATATCCCTGAGCAACTATTTGATGTGACTGTTTTTCCAATTATTTTTCTATTGATGTTTACGTATTTATTTGGTGGGGCGATTGCTGGCTCTACGAGTGAATATTTGCAATTCCTGCTTCCAGGTATTCTCGTCATGACTGTTTCACAAATTACGATGTACACAGGGATCGACTTGAACAATGATATTCGAAAAGGGATATTTGATCGTTTTCGTACATTACCGATTTGGCTGCCGTCTGCATTAGTTGGAGCACTGCTTGTGGATGCGGTTCGTTACTCGATTGCATCAGCCATTATGATTAGTCTTGGTCTTCTGCTTGGATTTCGACCAGATGGTGGGTTTATCGGGGTGATTGAAGCAGTAGCATTAATCTTATTTTTCTGCTTTAGCTTGTCATGGATCTGGACGACACTTGGATTAATTATGCGTTCTGAAAAATCACTGATGATGGTAAGCATGATGGTACTTTTTCCACTCACCTTTGTCAGCAATGTGTTCGTTGACCCGGAGACTTTACCAGGCTGGTTGGAGAAGTTCGTTGACGTCAACCCGATCTCCCTGCTTGTAACGGCTGTTCGTGGATTGATGCACGGTACCGCGACATTAGAACAAATTGGCTGGGTCTTCTTTGTCTCCATCCTCATTATGGCAATATTCGCTCCACTTACGATGTACTTATACCGTAAGAAGTAA